One region of Limnospira fusiformis SAG 85.79 genomic DNA includes:
- a CDS encoding glycerate kinase, which yields MIEILQSLATGSEPPPEHWQQLLRHELNNPAHMAAFGITHEQLETTIRQRYQLGRSLLKHNPDLPILWEQLPTLWEFWLPLAMQLSQLRQILNRPLVQGILGGQGTGKTTTTTVISRILNLLNYQAISISIDDLYKTYADRQRLREQDPRLIWRGPPGTHDIDIGIQLLDQLRNPTPGQKITIPRFDKSLWNGEGDRIEPQQIEAPDIILFEGWFVGCKPVEDQAFNHPPPPISTDSDRQFAREINHQLKEYLPLWERLDRLIVLNPVDYRLSKQWRAQAEQEMKASGKSGMTDTEINQFVEYFWKSLHPELFINPLLTDSDRVDLVVDIQPDHSVGRVYKPVPRLR from the coding sequence ATGATAGAAATTTTACAATCTTTGGCAACTGGTAGCGAACCGCCCCCCGAACATTGGCAACAACTGCTGAGACACGAATTAAATAATCCCGCACACATGGCGGCTTTTGGTATCACTCACGAACAGCTAGAAACTACAATTAGACAACGTTATCAATTAGGGCGATCGCTCCTTAAACATAATCCAGATTTACCGATTCTCTGGGAACAGCTACCCACATTGTGGGAATTTTGGCTACCATTAGCCATGCAATTATCTCAGTTAAGACAAATTCTTAATCGTCCTTTAGTACAGGGAATCTTAGGCGGACAGGGAACCGGAAAAACTACCACTACAACTGTCATTTCTCGGATTCTAAATCTACTTAACTATCAAGCCATTAGTATTTCTATTGATGATTTATATAAGACTTACGCCGATCGTCAAAGGCTGCGAGAACAAGATCCCCGTTTAATCTGGCGAGGTCCCCCCGGCACTCATGATATTGACATCGGAATACAACTTCTTGACCAACTCCGAAACCCTACACCCGGACAAAAAATAACTATTCCCCGGTTTGATAAGTCTCTCTGGAATGGAGAAGGCGATCGCATAGAACCCCAACAGATAGAAGCACCTGATATCATCTTATTTGAGGGCTGGTTTGTGGGATGTAAACCCGTAGAAGACCAGGCGTTTAATCATCCACCACCCCCTATTAGTACTGATAGCGATCGCCAATTTGCGCGAGAAATTAACCACCAATTAAAAGAGTATTTACCCCTCTGGGAACGTTTGGATAGATTAATAGTTCTCAACCCCGTTGATTATCGCTTATCCAAACAGTGGCGCGCACAAGCTGAACAGGAGATGAAAGCATCGGGTAAGTCGGGAATGACCGACACAGAAATCAATCAATTTGTCGAATACTTTTGGAAGTCCTTACATCCCGAATTGTTTATTAATCCTCTACTAACAGATAGCGATCGAGTTGATTTAGTAGTCGATATTCAGCCAGATCATTCCGTTGGGAGAGTTTATAAACCTGTCCCCAGATTAAGGTGA
- a CDS encoding SRPBCC family protein: MLHFQYSSLINAPVDVVWNFHGRSDILELLTPPWQPVEIIRREGGLQVGARSEFLLSLGPVSVPWVAVHTECIPYQLFTDEQQQGPMAIWVHRHQFSEVNNRTRLTDAIAFSLPGGSVFDNTLSWWVYSRLQDMFRYRHDVTKLECENYAKYR, translated from the coding sequence ATGCTGCACTTTCAATACTCGTCCCTAATTAACGCCCCCGTTGATGTGGTTTGGAATTTTCACGGCCGATCTGATATCCTGGAGTTGCTGACCCCACCTTGGCAACCTGTGGAAATTATCCGCCGGGAAGGGGGTTTACAGGTGGGGGCTAGATCGGAATTTCTGCTATCTCTTGGTCCAGTTTCGGTGCCATGGGTGGCGGTGCATACTGAGTGCATTCCTTACCAACTGTTTACTGATGAACAGCAACAGGGTCCCATGGCTATTTGGGTACACCGACACCAATTTTCGGAGGTGAATAATCGCACTCGGTTAACTGATGCGATCGCTTTTAGTTTACCAGGTGGCTCCGTGTTTGACAATACCTTGAGTTGGTGGGTTTATTCCCGTCTTCAAGATATGTTCCGCTATCGCCACGATGTTACTAAACTTGAGTGTGAAAATTATGCAAAATACCGCTGA
- a CDS encoding AAA family ATPase, with protein MIISHIILKNWRNFRAVEVDLCDRIFIVGPNACGKSNFLDAFRFLRDLAKPGGGLQKAVSDRGGVSQIRSLSARRYPHVEIEIHLSPANGTAPLWKYAIGFKQRKGGKNEPIIAYEKVWHHHQQIINRPDQDDQRDELRLTQTYLEQINANAQFRDIAKFLESILYLHIIPQLVRHPEAFATPGLSEDPFGRNFLERVAKTPEKTRRSRLKKIEEALKLAVPQLKNLTDTKDEMGVPHLEAIYEHWQPQAGKQREDQFSDGTLRLIGLLWSLLESDSLLLLEEPELSLNSGIINQLPALIYRLQRSKKRQVIITTHSADLLSDQGIGGEEVILMIPKPEGTEVKIASHDDNIRLLLEGGLTIADAALPQTVPPQIQQLSLFS; from the coding sequence ATGATTATATCACACATAATCCTGAAAAATTGGCGCAACTTTCGTGCGGTTGAGGTGGACTTATGCGATCGCATATTTATAGTAGGTCCAAATGCCTGTGGTAAGTCTAACTTTCTCGATGCTTTCAGATTTTTAAGGGATTTAGCCAAACCCGGCGGCGGTCTGCAAAAAGCGGTAAGCGATCGAGGTGGAGTTTCTCAAATTCGGAGTCTTTCCGCCCGTCGTTATCCTCATGTAGAAATCGAAATCCATCTATCCCCAGCCAATGGGACAGCACCCCTTTGGAAATACGCCATAGGATTTAAACAGAGGAAAGGTGGGAAAAATGAACCCATTATTGCTTATGAAAAAGTCTGGCATCACCACCAACAAATTATCAACCGACCTGATCAAGATGATCAACGAGATGAGTTAAGACTTACCCAAACATATTTAGAGCAAATTAATGCCAATGCCCAATTTAGAGACATTGCCAAATTTTTAGAATCGATTTTATACCTACATATAATTCCCCAATTAGTTCGCCACCCCGAAGCATTTGCTACCCCCGGACTTTCCGAAGATCCCTTTGGCAGAAATTTTTTAGAAAGGGTAGCCAAGACACCCGAAAAAACTCGCAGATCACGACTCAAAAAAATTGAAGAAGCCCTCAAGTTAGCTGTCCCCCAGTTAAAAAATTTAACTGATACTAAAGATGAAATGGGTGTCCCTCATTTAGAGGCGATTTATGAACATTGGCAACCCCAAGCCGGAAAACAAAGGGAAGACCAATTTTCTGATGGTACATTAAGACTAATTGGACTACTCTGGTCTTTGTTAGAATCGGATTCCTTATTATTACTAGAGGAGCCAGAATTATCATTAAATTCGGGAATTATCAACCAGCTACCTGCCCTAATATATCGACTACAAAGGTCTAAAAAACGGCAAGTTATTATTACTACCCATAGTGCCGATTTACTTTCAGACCAGGGTATTGGTGGCGAAGAAGTTATCTTAATGATACCTAAGCCGGAGGGAACCGAAGTTAAAATTGCTTCTCATGATGACAACATTAGACTGTTATTAGAAGGAGGTTTAACTATAGCAGATGCTGCATTACCTCAGACCGTCCCCCCTCAAATTCAACAACTAAGTTTATTCTCATGA
- a CDS encoding YraN family protein, producing MVIVAIIAQPIPKIKAIAAIRERIVLLIILVNEKPIPFDLSIQKSIIEFTVMSRHIGTLGEQLVAQWLQQTGWRISYHQYHCRWGEIDLIGHRETTIIFVEVKTRSRGNWDANGALAITATKQAKLIRTAEHFLSTHPHFSNHPCRFDVALVRCKHQNPAAQNPTKESSQIVTPGKPIDIEAYQLTLEDYIESAFP from the coding sequence ATGGTAATAGTAGCTATTATTGCCCAACCCATCCCTAAAATTAAAGCGATCGCAGCTATACGCGAGAGAATTGTCCTATTGATTATCCTGGTAAACGAGAAACCCATACCTTTTGATCTATCTATCCAAAAATCTATAATTGAGTTTACTGTAATGTCGCGTCATATAGGAACACTGGGAGAACAACTCGTCGCGCAATGGTTACAACAAACAGGCTGGCGGATTTCATACCATCAATATCATTGTCGTTGGGGAGAAATCGACCTGATTGGTCATCGAGAAACCACCATAATTTTTGTAGAAGTCAAAACCCGCAGTCGCGGAAACTGGGACGCAAACGGTGCTTTAGCCATTACGGCGACCAAACAAGCCAAACTGATCCGAACTGCAGAACACTTTTTAAGCACCCATCCCCATTTCAGCAATCATCCTTGTCGATTCGATGTCGCCCTAGTTAGATGTAAACACCAGAACCCAGCAGCACAGAACCCGACTAAAGAATCATCTCAGATTGTGACACCCGGTAAACCCATCGACATAGAAGCCTATCAGCTTACCCTAGAAGACTATATCGAATCAGCTTTTCCCTGA
- a CDS encoding RNA-guided endonuclease InsQ/TnpB family protein, with protein MPYKAFRTKLKLNDRQATLMAKHAGYARFVFNWGLHLWMSAYQQGLKPNVNSIKKVFTNYVKPQYPWMSELSSRVYQYAFINLGDAFKRFFKGISSYPKFKKKGHHDSFTLDNCGKPFKLSGTRHKLPFVGWVSTFEAQPESWVKKVTLTRQAGDWYISFFVEITPEITPKFRERIGVDLGINNLATCSDGTQFSNPKAYKATTKKLARLQRHLSRKVKGSKNWAKCLLKVQKLHQRVANIRRDTIHKITTFLAKNHSQVVIEDLNVSGMLKNHGLAGSIADASFYEFRRQLGYKAERYGSKLIIADRFYPSSQLCSNCGYRQKMPLVRRTFECPNCGLAIDRDLNASINLECETFRSEIRLQCLK; from the coding sequence ATGCCTTACAAAGCTTTCCGGACAAAACTCAAACTCAATGACCGTCAAGCCACCTTGATGGCCAAACACGCGGGGTATGCTCGATTTGTGTTCAATTGGGGATTACACTTATGGATGTCAGCTTATCAACAGGGACTCAAGCCTAACGTCAACTCCATCAAAAAGGTTTTTACGAATTATGTGAAACCTCAATATCCTTGGATGTCCGAATTGTCTTCTAGAGTTTATCAATATGCCTTCATTAATCTAGGGGATGCCTTTAAGCGCTTCTTCAAAGGAATAAGCAGTTATCCTAAATTTAAGAAGAAAGGCCACCATGATAGCTTTACCCTTGACAATTGCGGCAAACCATTCAAGTTGTCAGGAACTCGCCATAAGCTGCCTTTTGTGGGCTGGGTTTCTACATTTGAGGCACAACCCGAAAGTTGGGTTAAGAAAGTCACCCTAACGCGCCAAGCAGGTGACTGGTATATTAGCTTTTTCGTAGAAATCACGCCAGAAATTACACCGAAATTCCGAGAGAGAATCGGGGTTGACCTAGGAATTAACAATTTGGCGACTTGCTCCGATGGGACCCAATTCTCTAATCCCAAGGCTTATAAAGCAACGACCAAAAAACTAGCTCGATTACAACGTCATTTAAGTCGCAAAGTCAAAGGCTCGAAAAATTGGGCCAAATGTCTCTTAAAAGTTCAAAAGCTACATCAAAGAGTAGCAAACATTCGGCGGGACACGATTCATAAAATAACTACTTTCTTGGCTAAAAACCACAGCCAAGTAGTCATTGAAGATTTGAATGTGTCTGGAATGTTGAAAAATCATGGTTTGGCGGGTTCTATCGCGGACGCCTCATTTTATGAGTTCCGTCGTCAACTAGGTTACAAGGCAGAACGTTATGGTTCAAAGTTGATTATTGCCGATAGATTTTATCCATCCAGTCAACTGTGTTCTAATTGCGGTTATCGTCAAAAAATGCCCCTAGTCCGTCGGACTTTTGAATGTCCAAACTGCGGTCTGGCGATAGATCGTGACTTGAATGCCAGTATAAACCTAGAGTGCGAGACGTTTAGGAGTGAAATAAGGCTGCAATGCCTGAAATAA
- the menD gene encoding 2-succinyl-5-enolpyruvyl-6-hydroxy-3-cyclohexene-1-carboxylic-acid synthase, which yields MNLFDAPNINILWGNLIVEELIRNGASYFIVSPGSRSTPLTVAIARYSQAQRRVFLDERGAAFHAIGYARATGKPAVLVSTSGSAAANYFPAVIEAATDNLPMIIISADRPPELRKTGANQTIDQVNLYGDYVRWKFDIPCPDEKISPTFVLTTIDQAVYRAKRSHGPVHLNCMFREPLAPTNSAITLGYTLPLKPWLNSGRAWTDYPIPMVMQTDDNIHEISAILNNTKRGILALGRLNTMAQIRGVEKFAHKLQFPIFADIRSGLRLGNTIDNQLFVTDIRLSDDPLETVIQIGDRILSKRFLEYLPTHPPRYYIMITDSPSRHDPAHIVSHRIESNIEKLCESLLPLLAPNLSEDWQDKLWLKSLKIRETIDSYLTKDSTLNEMAIAHLVSQHIPADSGLFLANSMPIRDMDEYGIYGGNSVRIAANRGTSGIDGIIASAAGFCQGLNTPTTLLIGDLAFLHDLNSLSMVNSLNHPLWIIVINNNGGGIFSFLPIAKFNDVFENYFATPHNLQFDQAAKLFNLNYFSPPTPEEFVKDYQQAIASQTSAIIEVQTNRKQNQELHQELADKIREISWRF from the coding sequence TTGAATTTGTTTGACGCACCCAATATTAATATACTTTGGGGAAACCTAATTGTCGAGGAGTTAATTCGCAATGGGGCGAGTTATTTTATTGTATCTCCTGGTTCCAGATCCACTCCTTTAACTGTGGCGATCGCTCGTTATTCCCAAGCGCAACGGCGAGTTTTTTTAGACGAAAGGGGTGCGGCGTTTCATGCGATCGGCTACGCGAGGGCGACAGGAAAGCCAGCGGTTTTGGTCTCTACTTCTGGGTCGGCTGCTGCTAACTATTTCCCGGCTGTGATTGAGGCGGCTACGGATAATTTGCCGATGATTATTATCTCGGCTGACCGCCCCCCAGAATTGCGAAAAACGGGGGCTAATCAAACTATTGATCAGGTCAATCTTTATGGTGATTATGTACGTTGGAAATTTGATATACCCTGTCCTGATGAAAAGATTTCGCCGACGTTTGTTTTAACGACTATTGATCAAGCTGTTTATCGTGCCAAGCGATCGCACGGACCTGTTCACCTTAATTGTATGTTCCGCGAACCCCTCGCCCCGACTAATTCAGCGATTACATTGGGTTATACTCTCCCCCTAAAACCTTGGTTAAATAGTGGTAGGGCTTGGACAGATTACCCGATACCTATGGTCATGCAAACTGACGACAATATTCATGAAATATCGGCAATTTTAAACAACACAAAAAGAGGAATTTTAGCCCTGGGAAGATTAAACACCATGGCACAAATTCGCGGAGTTGAAAAATTTGCCCACAAGCTACAATTCCCGATTTTTGCTGATATTCGTTCAGGTTTAAGGCTGGGAAATACCATTGATAATCAGTTATTTGTAACGGATATAAGACTGAGTGACGACCCCCTGGAAACGGTGATACAAATAGGCGATCGCATTTTATCAAAACGGTTTTTAGAGTATTTACCAACCCACCCACCCCGTTACTATATTATGATAACGGACTCCCCCAGCCGCCACGACCCCGCCCATATTGTTTCCCATCGCATTGAAAGTAATATAGAAAAATTATGTGAGTCATTATTACCTCTTTTAGCGCCGAATCTTTCGGAAGATTGGCAGGATAAATTATGGCTTAAATCCCTCAAAATTCGCGAAACTATTGACAGCTATTTAACTAAAGATTCCACCTTAAATGAAATGGCGATCGCCCATTTAGTCTCCCAGCATATCCCCGCCGACAGTGGCTTATTTTTAGCCAATAGTATGCCGATTAGAGATATGGATGAATATGGAATTTATGGGGGAAATTCAGTCAGAATAGCAGCCAACCGAGGGACTAGCGGCATTGATGGAATTATCGCCTCTGCTGCTGGGTTTTGTCAGGGTTTAAATACTCCCACAACTCTGCTAATTGGCGATTTGGCATTCCTCCATGACCTCAACTCTTTATCTATGGTTAATTCCCTGAATCATCCCCTGTGGATTATAGTGATTAATAATAATGGGGGCGGGATATTTTCATTTTTACCCATTGCTAAATTTAATGATGTATTTGAAAACTACTTCGCCACTCCCCACAATCTCCAATTTGACCAGGCTGCCAAATTATTTAATCTCAACTATTTCTCACCCCCAACACCAGAGGAATTTGTGAAAGATTATCAACAGGCGATCGCCTCCCAAACTTCGGCGATTATTGAAGTGCAGACTAACCGCAAACAAAATCAAGAATTGCACCAAGAATTGGCGGACAAAATCCGCGAAATATCATGGAGGTTTTAG
- the queA gene encoding tRNA preQ1(34) S-adenosylmethionine ribosyltransferase-isomerase QueA: MLGLTEVVDKLDRTLQGYDYELPPDRIAQNPVIPRDSSRLLVVDSPPSHQHRLFRDLPDLLQPEDLLILNNTRVLPARLYGRKSTSAAIEILLLQEQAPNCWLALVKPGKRFKIGDRLEFPSKSGREILYATVIDTNPGTGGRLLKFEVPQGQSLVSILDQFGEIPFPPYVTDSQAVAEQYQTIYGTRPGAVAAPTAGLHFTEELFQRLSDHHIDHAFLTLHVGLGTFRPVEVEDITTHQMHAEWVELRPETVDKINQTRARGGRIIAVGTTVVRTLEGIAAAQNSLDGCIQPYCGEINLFIYPGYRWRVIDGLITNFHLPRSSLLMLVSALIGRERLMKLYQDALEQPPNDFGNRYRFYSFGDAMLILPSAVQK; this comes from the coding sequence GTGTTGGGATTGACAGAAGTAGTGGACAAATTAGATAGAACTTTGCAGGGGTATGACTATGAATTACCTCCCGATCGCATCGCCCAAAATCCAGTAATCCCTAGGGACTCATCCCGCCTGTTAGTGGTGGATTCGCCGCCGTCCCATCAACACCGTTTATTTCGGGATTTACCCGATTTATTGCAACCAGAGGATTTACTGATTCTCAATAATACCCGTGTACTCCCCGCCCGTCTCTACGGTCGCAAGAGTACCTCGGCGGCGATCGAGATTTTATTGCTACAGGAACAAGCCCCAAACTGTTGGTTAGCTTTGGTCAAGCCCGGAAAACGGTTTAAGATAGGCGATCGCCTAGAGTTTCCCTCCAAATCTGGCCGCGAAATACTCTATGCTACTGTTATTGATACCAACCCCGGTACGGGCGGAAGGTTGCTCAAGTTTGAGGTTCCCCAAGGTCAATCTTTGGTTTCCATTTTAGATCAATTTGGCGAAATCCCTTTTCCTCCCTATGTTACTGATTCTCAGGCTGTGGCGGAACAGTATCAAACTATTTATGGGACGCGCCCTGGGGCGGTAGCTGCACCCACCGCCGGGTTACACTTTACAGAAGAACTATTCCAACGACTTTCAGACCACCACATTGATCATGCTTTCCTCACCCTTCATGTGGGGTTAGGGACTTTTCGCCCCGTAGAAGTTGAGGATATTACCACCCACCAAATGCACGCCGAATGGGTGGAATTGCGCCCGGAAACCGTCGATAAAATTAATCAAACCCGCGCCCGTGGTGGTCGCATCATTGCCGTGGGAACTACGGTAGTGCGGACCTTGGAAGGCATAGCAGCCGCCCAAAATTCTCTCGATGGCTGCATTCAACCCTACTGCGGGGAAATTAACCTATTTATTTATCCTGGCTATCGGTGGCGGGTCATTGATGGACTGATTACTAATTTTCACCTACCGCGATCGAGTTTACTGATGTTGGTATCCGCTTTAATTGGTCGCGAAAGACTGATGAAATTATATCAGGATGCCTTAGAACAACCGCCCAATGATTTCGGGAACCGATATCGCTTTTACTCTTTTGGTGATGCTATGTTGATTCTGCCATCAGCCGTTCAAAAATAA
- a CDS encoding pentapeptide repeat-containing protein — MAIAENYEKRNLIGVDFSGQDLKDSEFDFANLQGSNFSHTDLRGVSLFGAKMQDINLESADLRLATLDTARLVRANLTNALLEEAYAYNADFRGAIITGADFTDVMLRRDQQQLLCEVADGTNPVTGRDTRETLYCD, encoded by the coding sequence GTGGCGATCGCGGAAAACTACGAAAAACGCAATCTGATAGGCGTGGACTTCTCAGGACAGGACCTCAAGGACTCCGAGTTTGATTTTGCTAACCTACAGGGTAGCAATTTCAGTCATACCGACCTACGGGGAGTTAGCCTATTTGGGGCGAAAATGCAGGATATTAACCTAGAGTCTGCTGATTTACGTCTTGCTACCCTAGACACGGCGCGGTTAGTTAGGGCTAATCTCACTAATGCTTTGCTGGAGGAAGCCTACGCCTACAATGCGGATTTCCGTGGGGCGATTATTACTGGGGCTGATTTTACTGATGTCATGTTGCGTCGAGATCAGCAACAACTGCTTTGTGAAGTGGCGGACGGTACAAATCCAGTCACGGGACGCGATACCCGCGAGACTCTCTACTGCGATTAA
- a CDS encoding 2TM domain-containing protein, which produces MENNLNTNISPTYIQQEDAQEILQIAMARGQETGELTRTQLEEMAIELGISPENLQAAELEWQTRKVELTEKQVFNQERRQKLRQDAVKYAIVNSFLILLNLVTTQGMAFALTIALLWGLGLSLQAWKAYQTQGEAYDKDFAKWRLKKQLGNSLGMIADRVIKGIQS; this is translated from the coding sequence ATGGAAAATAATCTAAATACCAACATCAGTCCCACTTATATTCAACAAGAAGATGCCCAGGAAATTTTACAAATTGCCATGGCACGCGGTCAAGAAACTGGGGAACTCACCCGGACCCAGTTGGAGGAAATGGCAATAGAGTTGGGAATTAGCCCCGAAAATTTACAGGCGGCAGAATTGGAATGGCAGACTCGGAAAGTCGAGTTAACCGAAAAACAGGTATTTAATCAGGAACGTCGGCAAAAATTACGGCAAGATGCTGTTAAATATGCGATCGTTAACTCTTTCCTGATTTTATTAAATCTGGTGACTACCCAGGGTATGGCTTTTGCTTTAACGATCGCTTTACTATGGGGTCTAGGATTGAGTTTGCAAGCCTGGAAAGCCTATCAAACTCAGGGAGAAGCATACGATAAAGACTTTGCCAAATGGCGGCTGAAAAAGCAGTTAGGCAACTCCCTAGGAATGATTGCCGATCGCGTCATTAAGGGCATTCAATCATAA
- a CDS encoding LysR family transcriptional regulator, which produces MRLEQLQAFLSVAETGSFQKAAVQCNVTQSTISRQVQGLETELGLPLFHRSNQAKLTVGGERFWPYARKICQAWENAQQELASLLAGQQAELCVAAIHSLCASYLPPVLQKFCYAYPDVQLRVTSLGSDRALKVLKDGLVDVALVMNNRAFTASSDLLVDILYKEPIQVLMAKNHPLARYNHVPWKELIIYPQVVFKDGYGMQRLVQERFAQAGATLKAVLELNTLDAFRGVVRQGEVIALLPRSALVEAATDSSLAIRTIAPFEGTINTKSGSFYSGGSDLSWTREVAIVTSRDRLQIPPIQYFWKLVHELIPPEVDSELEELGIKCLIG; this is translated from the coding sequence ATGCGTTTAGAGCAACTTCAAGCCTTTTTATCTGTTGCCGAAACCGGAAGTTTTCAAAAAGCAGCAGTCCAGTGCAACGTGACGCAATCAACGATTAGTCGCCAGGTACAGGGACTAGAAACGGAACTGGGTTTACCCCTATTTCACCGTAGCAACCAAGCTAAATTGACGGTAGGAGGTGAAAGGTTTTGGCCCTATGCGCGGAAAATTTGTCAGGCTTGGGAAAATGCCCAACAGGAATTAGCGTCATTATTAGCGGGACAGCAGGCGGAATTATGCGTGGCGGCTATTCACTCCCTTTGTGCGTCTTATCTCCCCCCAGTTTTGCAAAAGTTTTGCTATGCTTATCCTGATGTACAATTGCGGGTAACATCATTAGGAAGCGATCGCGCTTTAAAAGTGCTAAAAGATGGATTGGTTGATGTGGCACTTGTCATGAATAATCGGGCTTTTACGGCTAGTTCCGATTTATTGGTGGATATTCTCTATAAAGAACCGATACAAGTATTAATGGCAAAAAATCACCCCCTGGCGCGATATAATCATGTTCCTTGGAAGGAGTTAATTATCTATCCTCAAGTGGTATTTAAAGATGGCTATGGAATGCAGCGTTTAGTACAGGAAAGATTTGCTCAAGCTGGCGCTACTCTCAAGGCGGTTTTAGAGTTAAATACACTGGATGCTTTTCGGGGTGTAGTCCGTCAGGGAGAAGTAATTGCACTGTTACCACGTTCAGCATTAGTAGAAGCGGCGACGGATAGCAGTTTAGCGATTAGAACGATCGCACCTTTTGAAGGGACTATAAATACTAAATCAGGTTCCTTTTATAGTGGTGGATCTGACTTGAGTTGGACTCGGGAGGTTGCCATTGTCACCAGTCGCGATCGCCTGCAAATTCCCCCCATACAATATTTCTGGAAATTGGTACACGAATTAATCCCCCCAGAGGTAGACTCAGAGTTGGAAGAATTGGGGATAAAATGCTTAATTGGTTAA
- a CDS encoding CPXCG motif-containing cysteine-rich protein encodes MQNTAEFTCAYCGESNVTFIDFSAGGQQSYIEDCQVCCRPNLLYISIDEDTLEIEIFTEYDG; translated from the coding sequence ATGCAAAATACCGCTGAATTTACCTGCGCCTATTGTGGCGAAAGTAATGTCACATTTATCGATTTTAGTGCGGGAGGTCAACAGTCTTATATTGAAGATTGCCAGGTTTGTTGTCGCCCGAATCTTCTTTATATCAGCATAGACGAAGATACATTAGAGATAGAAATTTTCACCGAATACGACGGCTAA
- a CDS encoding DUF565 domain-containing protein — MQNTRLNRFTDAIAQQTLQWFRNPWRRISVLLISLLFGFFLGVAIATIVGQAGSWDVTVAFITLLVTEWISWLSYRKVPRSEINSLWLDLLNSLKIGMTYSLFLLAFLLGS, encoded by the coding sequence ATGCAAAACACTCGTTTAAACAGATTTACTGATGCGATCGCCCAGCAAACCTTGCAATGGTTTCGTAACCCCTGGCGGCGGATATCCGTATTATTGATTAGCCTACTTTTTGGCTTCTTCCTGGGAGTGGCGATCGCCACAATAGTTGGACAAGCCGGAAGTTGGGATGTCACCGTCGCATTTATCACCCTCCTAGTCACCGAATGGATTAGTTGGTTATCTTACCGCAAAGTCCCTCGCAGTGAAATCAATTCTTTATGGCTAGACCTCCTTAATAGTCTGAAAATTGGCATGACTTATAGTTTATTTTTGCTGGCATTTTTACTGGGTTCTTAG
- the rpmF gene encoding 50S ribosomal protein L32: MAVPKKRTSKSKRNMRKATWKRKARVQAEKALSLGKSVLTGRSASFVYPTDDEEGDEE; encoded by the coding sequence ATGGCTGTTCCAAAGAAACGAACCTCTAAATCAAAGCGGAATATGCGAAAAGCGACTTGGAAGCGCAAAGCTAGAGTCCAAGCCGAAAAAGCCTTATCCCTAGGTAAATCGGTCCTTACAGGTCGATCCGCAAGTTTCGTCTATCCGACAGATGATGAGGAGGGCGACGAGGAATAA